CTAATACAACATTTTAGCCTTGCCACGCCAGCAGGGTGTGTTAGCAACAGTGCAACACACCTTCCATTTAGAAATTTCTATTTGTTCATGGATAGAGTATTCATAATTCTGAATTTTGACTAATGCACCAGATTTCCTTGTTTAAGTTGCTCCTTGGCTAAAGCCAATGCTTGATGAGCATTTTTAAACTTTGTTTCATCCGTAAATTTATGATCAAAACACTTTAAATAAGCTTCCAAATATCTAATACGTAAGCGTGGATCGACCGGACTCAGAAGAAAGGGGAGGTCAGCTTCAACCATAAACCGTATAGCCAATAAGGGTATAGGGCTACGAAGTGGACGAAAGTCTGGATTGTGCATACCAGGAGTTTCATTACGTTTATGAAATTCTCCTATCATCAGTCCTGATTCAACAAACAAAGGTTTAAGTTTTTGTTGGACACTATCTATTAATTTACAAGCATCTTCTATATGGACATCAGGAAAAATAAGTAAAAAAGCTTTGTTTATTGCTAATTCCTGCTCTTTAACTTCCATTTTCAGAAAGATGTCTTTATAGCTTCCAACAATCTCTTCTAGTTGTTCTGGATACAAATATTTGGTACGAATAACTGCTAGACGAATACTGTTTGACTTGAGAGAGTGAGGTACAAAAGGGCAAACTGCGCCGGGTCTTCCTAACTTAGGATGAGGTCTTGCTAAAAAACTTTTCACCCACTCTATAGTTTCAAGTAAGTAAGGACGGTCTTCGTATTCCTGGAGTTGTTCGATTTCAAGAATTGTATATAGTTGCATCAGCTTAATGAAATAGAAGGAATTTCTGAAATCTGAATCCAAATTGTGTGCTTGAAACTAACTATTATCTAACTAAACAAAACAAGCCTTGATCTTTTTCTTTTTGGTTCATTTATAGCTTGTAGTAGATAAAAATGCTAAGGCATTTTTGTAACTCAAAAAAATTACACCAATCAATACATAAAGATATTTTCACACAAAGCAAGTTATGATTATTGCTTTTTGGCATTTGAGCTGAGAGACATACATAATGTATTATCCAGTAGCATTCTCCTACTTTTTTACACTTTTAAGCTTCCATGATTTTCAACAAAGATATTATAAAGTTTATATCCAAATAGTTATTTTTACTGTAAAACTTTAGTTCTGATTTAACAGCTTAACATCAATGTAGTACAATTTTATACAAACAAACTTCTGTCTAAATAGTTGTTTTTGCCGTTTTTCCCTGGTGTCTTCACTAAAGAAGGAATAATATTGAGTGCTATAATATACTTATATAGGATTTACGCACTGTACAGAGGAATCATGTTCTGTATCAGCAGAAATATGCCATATCGGATTTTTATTAATCATTTTCTGATGGTAAATAGACCTGTGCTGTAGGGGCAATATCCTGTGGGTACTCCATTGGAGAACCCGTAGAGTAACCGCTTTATATCTACATGAATCGGCTTTACACAATTTATGCTTTTTGACGCTAACTGAAGCGTATTGATCTATATTTGGTCTTTCCTGTGAATGCGTAAGTTCCGCTATTCTTCATGAAGATGCGCTTAATTTAAATGAACCCCATTTATACGAGAGGCTTGCGCCAACGCGCTATATCTCCCCGAGAAGGACGCAAAGGAAAAGAGCATTTAAGAATTATTCAGTACAATCTAGAGATAATTTGTATAATTAACTGCAGCAGACTAAATAGATCGATATGATGCTGTCCTTTCTACTAAGACAAGGCCAGTTACTACAAGTTTGGGAACCAAGGTTGTAGTAACTGCCTCCCTTACAGAATTAAATATTTGTTTAATTGCCAGTTCCTTATTTATCACCAAATTCTTTCACCACTGGCATAGCATTAGAAGGAATCTGCGTAATTAGGCGAAATGGAAATGCTTTAGTCGAAGCAAACTGGGCATAATCTGATGTCAGAAAGATAGCGTAGTTTTTAGCTTCTGGAGTCATCTGTGCAGCAAACGCTAAAGTTATAGCTTTAAGGTACTTGCGAATATCTGCTGCTTGTTCGCCTACAACTTCACCGCCACTAATGGGTGTATTTGGTTGTCCGATTTGATCCATAGTCTTACTGGGGTCTTTTACACTCAGATGAGTACCCCCAACTATACCAACTAGCCATTTGGGGGATGGAATTTTGTCAAATCCCACAATCTGTTCAGTTAAAGCTGGGGTGGTTTTATCTGCGGAACCTGCTAACACTAGAGTAGGAACTTGCACCTTAGTTAACCCAGTTTCGCCAAAAATCAGAGAAGTTGTAGGATTGAGAGCGATCGCCTGTTTTATTCTTGTATCCCGTAATTGATAGGTATTTTCTGGCAGTTCTTGGGCGATGCACTGCATAGCTTCTCCTAGACTTAAGATAGCCAAGTTCTTTTTGCAGCGTTGTTTGAGCCGTTCTAGTTGTAACTCCCCTCCCGCAAGTGCTAAAGCTGTACTACCACCAAAAGAATAACCAACAACCATCGCGTTCATGGTCGCAAGTTTCCCTTGTAGGGGATGATTAGTCGTTTGGTTGAGCTTTTCTAATTCATCGAGAACAAAACTAACATCTTGAGGGCGATTTAAAAACTCTTGAGGCTTCACAGGTCTGGTTTTGCCTTGTAATGCAGAATTAATATTATCCTCATTACTACCAGGATGTTCTAAAGCAGCTACTACATAACCGTGAGATGCTAAATGTTCTGCCAGGTAACGCAAGTCCGTGCGGACTGATCCTAAGCCGTGAGAGAAGACAATTAAGGGTTTATTGGCAGTTGCATCATTTGACCAGTAAATATCAACTGGAATTTTGCGTTGGCGCTTTTGATCATTCAGGCTTAAGTTGAGTATTTTTACTTGAGCCGTTCCTGGTTGGCTGGGATCAAAAGGGAAAGCAATCTGCGATGTTGTCGAGTCGAGTCGGGGAGCAATAGCTACCATAAATTGCTGCGTGCGCCAAAAAGCTGTATTCAAATTCCCTGCAACTATGAAAGCTTTTGGTAAATCAATTTCTAAGCGTTTACTCGGATAAGCCGCGATAAAACTCAATATAGAAAGACCCCCTGGCGCAGTAGAGCCTAATACCAATCCTCCTCTCAGTGCTTGTACCCCAGCATTGTCCTTTCGGGCTAAGGCTGTAGCGAAGTCATTGAGAATAGTTGTGCCAATCTGAGTATTAAGCAACTTATTAATGGTGACAACGTTCATCGGTATATTCATACCTAGTGCCCCTAATAGGAAGCGGCGTTGTTGTTCAGATAATCCTTTAGCGTAAGACTGCAAGCTCCTAGGCAATTCTCCTGTTTTGGCAGCGTTTTGCAACTCAGTAAGTGAGATGGATTCTGTAAATAAACCCAAACGCACAACAACGGTTTCAGCCGCAATAGCCGAAGTATTTACCCCAAACTGTGTAAGTACAATTGCACTAAAGAAACCTGCAACTGTCTTAAGACTTCTCCAACTTCTTCCCATAAATATTTATACCAACTGCTACTTAGGGGAATATAACGAATATTTGTGTATTTGACTACCCCTTTAATCGCCCAGAAATCAAAGCAGATTTTTCTCTGAACTCGGTAGAAATCGCCCCAATCTGCTCAAAGCAATCAAAGCTCATCAAAAGTAACGAATTGTAGAATTCATTACAGCTAAAAAATTTGAGCATGAATCAGTGTTAACAGCCACAAAAGTCTGATTGTTTCTCCGCTAGGTTTAATACTGTAAAGAAACTGTAGAACAGATGAAGCGATGCCTGCGGCGGTAAACTATGCATCTCCAATTTGCACTTTTTGCCGGCTGATGTTCTCATAAAATTTTAGATTTGGGATTTTGAATTATTAAATACAAAATTCTCTTCGTTACAAAAGTTTCAGCATTTATCTCAGTTTCAGCAATGTCAAAATTTTGTTAGCAACAATCAAAAATCATTTATCCAGAGCAACTAGATTTATGTATGTGGTCATCTAGAAATTAAAGTTTGAAATTGAGTGACTGCAATTTTTTTGACAGCAAATTTTAAATAGCCCTTTAATATTTTGTCTTTGCCTTTTAGAAGGTGTTGCAGAGGTGTTGCAGGTCGATAGTCTTACTGCTGTAGCTGCACTATCATTACTCATTAAATTCTACTAGCCGCATCAATAATTTTTCTTGGCTTTATGCGTCGCAGACTCCGCTATATTTTAATTTTGCTACTCTCCTTGAGTATTATTACACTGTGGTGGCCTGTGAATGATTCTGATTGTAATTTCGGGGATCTTTTAGTATCAAAAACTAAAAAATTTCAAGTAAATGCTACTAAGGTTATTGTTCAGCCGTGGCGTGGTCGTCACCATGTATATGGAATCTTTATGATTCCTAATGAATACAAAGAATCTCCATTTTTTGTAGTAACAGTCCAAGGTGCCGGCAGTTACTGTTCAAAACAATTTGGTTATAAAAAAAACTTTAATGATGTCTTTGCTGAACCAGGAACTTATTTGGTGCAGAAGTTTGTTAGAACTCGAACGGCTTTGCGGCTCATTTTCCAAGGTTTGTACTTCCAAATCAATGATAAACAGAACTGGACGTTGACTTTACCTGAACCAAATACCACTACCGCTACGTCTAATTAGTGATTTGTTCTTTAATCGAACTTACGCAAACAATAGTCAAAACCCCGATTTTAGACGTAAAGTAGCTTATTGCTCCTAATGCCTGTACTGTTGCGTAAGTCCTATTTAATTACGAATTATTCCCTCTGCTTGGTGGTTGAGTTTGCAAAACCTGATTCTTATTTAACAAGTTACTAGTAGCATTGACCACAATCTGCGCTGCTCCTGTAAAAAACGCTCTCTCGATAGTCGCAGGAACATCGCTAGGTTGATGATAATGCGGAGTCCGTAAATTTGCTGTATCTGTCACTAGCACCGCACCCACACCCTGATACCAAAATGGTGCATGATCGCTCCGTAAAGTGTCTGGTGTCAGTAAACCTTTAAAAGGAATTGGTAGTATTAGGACTGGTGGCAGATTTGATTCCTGTTTATTCAGGGCGCTTGAGGGGAGCATCTGTGAGCTTGGAAAGGCATTCAGCAAAGGCAAATGTTCCATATCACCAACCACTGCCAAAAAGTCGCCCTTGTCACTAGGTGGCGTAACGGGCAAACCCGCCGGGTATTTCTGACAACCAACAGTGTAACAAGCATAACCAACCATATCCATAACGATCGCTCCGTCTAAATTTTGCAAGCGTGCTGTCTGACTCACAAAAGCCTGACTACCCAAAAGTCCTGCTTCTTCTTTGTCAAAAAAAGCTAGCTGTAACGTCCGTGGTGTGGGACGAGAACCAAGCAACCGCGCAACTTCTAGCACTACAGCTACACCACTAGCGTTATCATCAGCACCGGGGGATAAGGCAACAGTGTCGTAATGCGCTGCGACGAGAATTGCTTTAGCGGCTTTGTTAGTTCCTATACGTTCAGCAAAAATATTTACACCCTCAGAGAACTTTTCCAATTTGGGCTTCCAGCCGAATTTTTTCAGTTCAGTTGTGATATAAGTGCGAGTGAGCGATCGCTCTGTTGTTGTGTAGCGCTGAAAATTTAACTTTTGGATATGGTTTAATAGCTGATCGGTAGACACTTGTAGGGTATCATCAACTTTTTTTAACTCTAGTTGTGCTTGCGGCGTTTCCACAGGAATGCCTTCAACAATTGCTGGTGAGGGACGCTGTTCAAAAAACGTCCGGTCTATGCTACCCACCACGGCAAATGCCATCAGCATCAACAGCATCAGCCAAATCCATTTTCTCATGTGATTTATCCTTGGCTTCCTGACTTAGGGTAGCGCAAACCCCCAGGTATAACTTTCCAGGATTGCTAGGAGGGTTTAGTATTTTGGTTCCCTAAATTCTTAGATAAACCTACAAAGTAACTTTGCAATCAGCTTAATTGTCTATTTTAATACAATTTTCTTTTATTCAATCTGCTATCGATTCTTGAGTCTCTTGATCAGTTGAAAGTCTTTTTATCATTAATACAACTTCTTCTTCTGGCACTTCTAAAGAATACCCGTTCAATATAAGAAAGGTAGCCATCGAAACGAAAGCTACCCTTTTATTACCATCTATAAATGAATGATTTTTTACAAATGCAAAAGCTGCCGCTAACTCAAAAACAGTTGGTATAGGTTCACCATAAGCAAATAAATTTTTAGGTCTATCTAAACTAGCTAAAAACAGATTTCTATCTCTTATACCTGGAAGTCCACCATGTTCTGCTAGTTGTTCTTCGTGCATAGCTTTAATGACTGCCTCACTCAACCAAAAAATATCATTCACTGAGCTAGCTCACGAAGTGCATTCCTATATTTACTGCTTACTTTTTGATAAGCTTCCATAGCCTTTTCAAATTCAGACTTGTCAGGTGTGGTTTGAGGATTATGAGAATGTTTCACAACGAAAAGTACCCCATTCTTACTATGTCTAAATTTTAGACTTTGAGAAGATGGTATCAATTTGTTTTTGATCTTACGAAGTCTCAAGGTTTCCATGATAAACAAAGCCAGTGATTATGGCTTTAATCTATTTGTCCTAAGCTCAATATACCTTATCTAATTAGGTCAGGTCACTTTAGTTAAATTGCTTAAGCAATAAGCAAGGATTTATGAAATTATTTTTAACTCTATTGCAAATAGACTTCTCTTACTGAGATGATGCAGCCGTTCTGGTATATGTGGCACTTAAGCAGCAAGCATAATCAACCGCAAAAACCTAAACTTTAGAAATAGTTTTAGTCTTATATTATACTTTAAAGACGGTAGTTTAGGATTTACGCGTATGTAGGGAGTTTTAGAGTGTTTACATTTTCTTTCCTAAAGTAAATATCAAGTTTGACGGTTTGTCTTTTGACAGCGATCGCAACTTTACGTAAAGTGCCGCACTAGAGGAGTGCTGAGTACTGAGTAAAGAAGAAAAGAATTTCTTATTACTTCTTCAAAATCTTTATTCTGACACTCAGGACTCATAACTCAGAACTCAGGACTTTTTTTATGGTAGATTTGTTGCTGATCTCAATCCTGGGGTTCCTGGGGAGTTTTGGACACTGCTTTGGGATGTGTGGCCCTTTAACAGTGGCATTTTCCCTGTCTCATCAGCGAAAAGGGACATCACCCTTAGAAAAGCCAGACACTTGGCGACAACAATTAAAATTTCATCTTTTGCTAAACCTGGGGCGGATGTTGAGCTATGCTCTAGTCGGTGCTGGCATTGGGGCGCTAGGTTCGGTATTGCTGCAAAGTGGACAGCTAGCGGGAATTGGCAGCGACTTTCGGCACTGGATGGCAATTCTGACTGGTGTGATGCTGATTTGGTTTGGCTTAGGGCAAGTAAAACCCGATTTGCTCCCGCGCATTTTCGTGTTACATC
The Nostoc punctiforme PCC 73102 genome window above contains:
- a CDS encoding DUF6875 domain-containing protein, producing MQLYTILEIEQLQEYEDRPYLLETIEWVKSFLARPHPKLGRPGAVCPFVPHSLKSNSIRLAVIRTKYLYPEQLEEIVGSYKDIFLKMEVKEQELAINKAFLLIFPDVHIEDACKLIDSVQQKLKPLFVESGLMIGEFHKRNETPGMHNPDFRPLRSPIPLLAIRFMVEADLPFLLSPVDPRLRIRYLEAYLKCFDHKFTDETKFKNAHQALALAKEQLKQGNLVH
- a CDS encoding alpha/beta hydrolase, producing MGRSWRSLKTVAGFFSAIVLTQFGVNTSAIAAETVVVRLGLFTESISLTELQNAAKTGELPRSLQSYAKGLSEQQRRFLLGALGMNIPMNVVTINKLLNTQIGTTILNDFATALARKDNAGVQALRGGLVLGSTAPGGLSILSFIAAYPSKRLEIDLPKAFIVAGNLNTAFWRTQQFMVAIAPRLDSTTSQIAFPFDPSQPGTAQVKILNLSLNDQKRQRKIPVDIYWSNDATANKPLIVFSHGLGSVRTDLRYLAEHLASHGYVVAALEHPGSNEDNINSALQGKTRPVKPQEFLNRPQDVSFVLDELEKLNQTTNHPLQGKLATMNAMVVGYSFGGSTALALAGGELQLERLKQRCKKNLAILSLGEAMQCIAQELPENTYQLRDTRIKQAIALNPTTSLIFGETGLTKVQVPTLVLAGSADKTTPALTEQIVGFDKIPSPKWLVGIVGGTHLSVKDPSKTMDQIGQPNTPISGGEVVGEQAADIRKYLKAITLAFAAQMTPEAKNYAIFLTSDYAQFASTKAFPFRLITQIPSNAMPVVKEFGDK
- a CDS encoding M28 family peptidase, translating into MRKWIWLMLLMLMAFAVVGSIDRTFFEQRPSPAIVEGIPVETPQAQLELKKVDDTLQVSTDQLLNHIQKLNFQRYTTTERSLTRTYITTELKKFGWKPKLEKFSEGVNIFAERIGTNKAAKAILVAAHYDTVALSPGADDNASGVAVVLEVARLLGSRPTPRTLQLAFFDKEEAGLLGSQAFVSQTARLQNLDGAIVMDMVGYACYTVGCQKYPAGLPVTPPSDKGDFLAVVGDMEHLPLLNAFPSSQMLPSSALNKQESNLPPVLILPIPFKGLLTPDTLRSDHAPFWYQGVGAVLVTDTANLRTPHYHQPSDVPATIERAFFTGAAQIVVNATSNLLNKNQVLQTQPPSRGNNS
- a CDS encoding type II toxin-antitoxin system death-on-curing family toxin, coding for MNDIFWLSEAVIKAMHEEQLAEHGGLPGIRDRNLFLASLDRPKNLFAYGEPIPTVFELAAAFAFVKNHSFIDGNKRVAFVSMATFLILNGYSLEVPEEEVVLMIKRLSTDQETQESIAD